Proteins encoded by one window of Pseudonocardia sp. HH130629-09:
- a CDS encoding DUF5703 family protein, with translation MTEGAGNGSEDSAAGNRVAGTRDGDGWADDRYEYRPVRIEGDVSRLTASVRLAIQAEFSGWELSRLRLYPGGVRKIVLRRRLGARQELLPEPTF, from the coding sequence ATGACCGAGGGCGCTGGGAACGGGTCGGAGGACTCCGCCGCCGGGAATCGGGTGGCCGGGACTCGGGACGGCGACGGCTGGGCCGACGACCGGTACGAGTACCGCCCGGTGCGCATCGAGGGGGACGTCTCCCGGCTCACGGCGTCGGTGCGGCTGGCGATCCAGGCCGAGTTCTCCGGCTGGGAACTGTCCCGGCTGCGCCTCTACCCCGGAGGGGTGCGCAAGATCGTGCTGCGCCGGCGGCTGGGCGCCCGGCAGGAGCTGCTGCCGGAACCGACCTTCTGA